In Saccharomyces eubayanus strain FM1318 chromosome II, whole genome shotgun sequence, the genomic stretch TTATACTGAGCGGAAACACTACGAAGGCAAATTATAACCTGTAcaataattaaaaaaaaaacacttcATTCATCTTTTACGTATAAGcatatttttacatttagattttttttcttgggtttgataatttttatAAATAACTTTTTCACAACACCATAACATCATATTATAGATACATcgtttttatcaaaaaaataaaaaggttTATTATAGCAATGTGTATAATAAAGCATGATTTCAAGAGCCCCCATTAAAATCCCAACGTATGTTATCCTGCGAAATCTACTTCGTAAGAAAGTCATAAAACGTTGTTACTCAGTCCCCGTGCTTAGGGATTATCAGCAAGATGCTATAGATGCATGCGTGAATTCTATCCAGCAAGGAACCAAAAGAATAGGGGTCTCACTAGCCACTGGGGGTGGTAAGACAGTCATATTTTCAAACCTTATCAGCCAATTACGGCAAAAGAATTCCAGGGGcaatgaaagaaattttagATCTTTGATTCTCGTTCACAGAAGAGAATTGGCCTTACAAGCAACGAATACTCTCAAAAGGATATTCCCTGACTTAAAAGTCCATATAGAAATGGGGAAATATGATTGTGATGTAGAGGATTCTGACGTTGTTGTGGCGTCTGTCCAAACTTTGATTAGAAGACTTGACAAATACGATACTGATTCGATAAATCTCATTATTATCGATGAAGCTCACCATTCTGTAGCAAATTCCTATAGGAGTATTTTGGAACATTTCAATGCTTCAACTGCAGATACGAAAATTCCTGTCATTGGATTTAGTGcaacttttgaaagagcAGATAAGAGAGCTTTGTCAATGGTAATGGATGAAATTGTATACCATAGAGGAATCATAGAAATGATCGATGATAAGTGGTTATGCGAGGCAAAATTTACATCAGTGAAAGTTGAGGCAGATTTATCTACTGTTAAAAGCACTACGGATGATTTTCAACTGGCACCATTATCGTCCATAATGAATACAAAGGAAATCAATGAAGTTATCATGAAAACTTATTTAcacaaaaaacaagaaaagtcTTTAAAATCCACATTACTGTTTGGAGTTGATAAATCTCATGTACGAACGCTACATAAACTATTCAAAGATAATGGTATTAGCACGGACTATGTCACATCGGATACAAAGCAAGTGGAAAGAGATAATATGATTCAGAAATTTAAAAATGGGAAAACTGAAGTACTGATGAATTGTGGTATTTTCACTGAGGGAACGGATATGCCAAACATTGATTGTATATTACTATGTAGACCTACAAAATCACGTTCACTTTTGATTCAGATGATAGGAAGAGGTTTACGATTACACTATTCAAAAGATCATTGTCATATCATTGACTTCATCGGAGCCTCTAATGTCGGGGTGGTTTCTGCACCTACGCTATTAGGAATAAAGGGTGATGAGATCGAATTCGATGATGCAACGATGGAAGATCTAAAGGCTATTCAAGGCGAGATCATATCTAAACAACAGAAAATCGACGAAAAGTTAAGGGCTCTATTTCAGAGTAACGAAACAACAATGGAAGCTATATCtggaaaaaatgaaaccaaaaattggATACAAAATGCAAACTCACTGGACTTGACGCTGTGTTCATTTGATAGTTTCAGAAACTTCACGGAGAACAATAATTCACTCCCAGCCGGTAAAGAGCTATACGAGTCTTCTGAAGCaattaaagaaatggaaCTTTTAATGAACTCACAATATCCATGGGTGAAGTTTGCTTCCAATGCATGGGGCCTCTCCTTACAAGGCAAAAATCATTTGAGAATATATAAGGAAAAATCCGAAGACAAATCATCAGCACTGTatcatttgaaaatgtaCCGGCAATTGCCATCTTTCATAACCAATAAATACGCCGAGTATGTCCctaaaacaataataaaggATTCCAGTCTTTGGAATGTGATGTCAAGCGTAGAAAAGATTATAAACACTTTAAACTCAAACTCGGAAGGGCAAGTCATGAAGTATCAAGCAATATCCAGCAAATTTACGAAATGGAGATCTGCAGCTCCCACGCCGAAGCAAAGGAATTTTGTTAACAGGAAATTGCAAAAAGTGCATGGggaatcttcaaaagacTTCACCAACTTATCTTCGGATGATATTAACACATACACAGATACTAAAATGACGAAGGGAGATGCCTCGAATTTGATATTTGCAAGCAGCTTAGCACCTGTCTACCCGTTGAAGTCACTATTACGAATCCtacaatatcaaaaaagaaaatcaacatAAACTGAAATAAACATttacatacatatacatacgCCTTCACATACGCTGGTGTAAAAGAGAAAGCATAATTCATACCATTAATATATTCACTTTATCAAAGatatatcttttcttgaaatgcAGTTGCCAATGCTATTGTTGAGTTTAATCATTGGTGACACTGGAAAAAAGTGATACACTTGTTATTAGTCCTCGTTTCCGTGTGGTTCCTCATTTTCATGGATGTACTGTTGCAGAGAAATCTGTCTTATTTGGTTCAATAAATCTTCGTCTTGCAATCTTTCCATTTGAAGAGCAGTCAAATCCTTTTCATTGATAAAGCtcttgatgttttcaaTCACATCAATGGACTCCTTAGACGTAGGCGTTGGAGGTAATACATCAAATTCATATACTTCATAATTAGACCAGATAGTTGATGGAATAGAAGCCATTACTGAGGACTCTTCAGATAATATGGCGAATCTTAATAGGTTGATTGGGATGCcttcaataaagaaagGTGATTGAGGTTCATCGGCATTATCGCCATGTTTTTTGTCATTTGAATCGATTGTGACGTTTCCAGTTTGGTAATCTTTTAAAATACTCGATAATTCATTATGTAAGAATGATATCTCTTCACTTTTGGTCCAAAGTGAAGAGAAACGAGCCATATAAGCTTTGAACTCTAAAATTTCTGCCAAGTGATCATTAATAATTAAATCCTTAGTCAAGGCGTGAT encodes the following:
- the IRC3 gene encoding double-stranded DNA-dependent ATPase; translation: MISRAPIKIPTYVILRNLLRKKVIKRCYSVPVLRDYQQDAIDACVNSIQQGTKRIGVSLATGGGKTVIFSNLISQLRQKNSRGNERNFRSLILVHRRELALQATNTLKRIFPDLKVHIEMGKYDCDVEDSDVVVASVQTLIRRLDKYDTDSINLIIIDEAHHSVANSYRSILEHFNASTADTKIPVIGFSATFERADKRALSMVMDEIVYHRGIIEMIDDKWLCEAKFTSVKVEADLSTVKSTTDDFQLAPLSSIMNTKEINEVIMKTYLHKKQEKSLKSTLLFGVDKSHVRTLHKLFKDNGISTDYVTSDTKQVERDNMIQKFKNGKTEVLMNCGIFTEGTDMPNIDCILLCRPTKSRSLLIQMIGRGLRLHYSKDHCHIIDFIGASNVGVVSAPTLLGIKGDEIEFDDATMEDLKAIQGEIISKQQKIDEKLRALFQSNETTMEAISGKNETKNWIQNANSLDLTLCSFDSFRNFTENNNSLPAGKELYESSEAIKEMELLMNSQYPWVKFASNAWGLSLQGKNHLRIYKEKSEDKSSALYHLKMYRQLPSFITNKYAEYVPKTIIKDSSLWNVMSSVEKIINTLNSNSEGQVMKYQAISSKFTKWRSAAPTPKQRNFVNRKLQKVHGESSKDFTNLSSDDINTYTDTKMTKGDASNLIFASSLAPVYPLKSLLRILQYQKRKST